The region GAGACGCGGGCATTCACCACAATGGCGGCTGCTTTGTCTAAGTCGGCCGTTTGCTCAACGTAAGCGTGGCACACACCAGCCCCGGTTTCGATGGTGGGCACCAGCGAGTTTTTTCGGACGAACTGAATCAGCGACTCCGACCCGCGAGGAATAATAATATCGACATATCGGGTGGCGGTAAGCAATTCATTCACCACGGCCCGATCGGGGGGGAGGAGGGTGACAGCGGATTTGGGTACGCCAAACTCGACCAGTACCCCTTGAATCAGACTAATCAGGTACCGATTGGAGAAGTCGGCCTCTTTGCCACCTTTCAATACACACGCATTGCCCGATCGAAGACAAAGCGAAGCTACGTCGACAGTTACGTTGGGACGCGCTTCGTAGATGACACCTACCACACCCAGCGGAACAGCAATTTTTTTGAGTTTCAACCCCTGCTCAATGGTTCGATCCAGAATAACTTCGCCGGCCGGGTCGGGTAACACGGCCACCTCCCGCAAGCTTTTGGAGAGGTCTGCCACGCGACTTTCGGTCAGTTTCAACCGGTCGTATTTAGGGTCCGCAGCGTCCATGCGGTCGAGATCTTTTTGATTCTCGGCGACGATCGTGGCGGAATGGGCAGCCAGAACATCGGCCAGCCGATTCAATAAATCGGTTTTCTGGTCGGGGCTAAGCCGCCGAACGGCTGCCGCAGCCTGCTGAGCAGCCTGGAGGAGTGGCGTAATTGGTGTCATGATTACAAAAGTACAATATCATTCGCATTGGCGACCTCCACATTTTGCTGATTAAGCTGTTGAGCCAGTGTTTCGGACGAAATTCGGGCGCGGGCAACGGCGATTGTCTTCTGTTCGTCGTCCAGAATTTCAATCATTTCGCCCGTGGCAAATTCGCCCACTATCGCCCGAACACCAACGGCCAGCAGGCTTCTTCGCTGTTGCAGCGCCCGAACGGCGCCTGCATCGATCTGTACCCGGCCTACTGCCAGGCTTCCTGAGCCGAGCCACCGGTTTCGGGCAGAGAGAACGGTGGGTTGAGGTGTAAATTCGGTACCTACTTCACGATCAAGGGCCCGCCTGATACTATCCGGTTCGCTCAACCCAAAAATAACGACCCTAATACCCATGCGGGTAGCCAGCTTGGCGAAGGTTAATTTGGAGGCCATACCGCCCAACCCGAGGGAAGATTTATCCGTTCGAACTACGCCGAATATGCGCTCGTCGAAGTCTTTTACTTCCCTGATAATGGTGCCGTCGGCATCCAGCAACCCACCAACGGACGTGCAAAGCATCAGGGCTTCAGCGCCAAAGCCTACCGCAATAAGCGTAGCCAGTTCGTCGTTATCCGAAAACTTCAGTTCGCGGTTGCTCACGACGTCGTTCTCGTTTGCGATGGGAATCAGATCATTAGCCCAAAGCTCTTCGTACGTTTGTTTTAGCTGAAGGAACTGGTCGCGGTCGGCAAAATGGTGTCGTTCGCACAGACTTTGAGCGATTGAAATGCCGTATATCGAGAAGAAACGGGAGTATTGATTGAGCAAGAGCAGATTACCAACTGCGGCTGCGGCCTTACGCTGGGTAATATCGCCCCGGTATTCACGAATCAGCGATTTGCCCGCGCCAACGGCCCCGGACGATACCAGGACAATACGATAGCGCGTATGCAGGGCAGCTACCTGGCGGGCAATGTCTACCATAACCGGCTCATTCGGCTCACCATTGGGTTTCGTGATGGAAGCAGTACCGAATTTAAGAACAAGAACGGGTTTTGTCATGCCGCAAAGATACGGGTTTCCCGTTTCGGCGTCTGGTTTTGCCATACGGTTTATGACAGGGGGGGCATGAATGGTATGGCCGAAGGGGTAACCGGGTTCATACGCTGCGTTTTACACCTTCTCCCGCACAAGCTCCGTGAATTTTGCTTTCTGACGAAGTGCCGCTTTAAGTTGTTTAAGATAATCGGCTTTCGGAATTTCGATGGCCCCATATCGACGCACATTGTCATTGATAAACTGCGTATCGAGTAAGCTGAAGCGTTGCTGGCGAAGGATCAGAATTAAGTAATGGAAAGCGACTTTCGACGCATTACTGACTTTATTGAACATCGACTCACCAAAAAAAGCAGATCCCAGAGCCACACCGTAGAGGCCCCCAACCAGCCTGTCATCCATATACGTTTCAACGCTGTGAGCAAGGCCCATATGGTGTAGTTCCGTGTAAGCCTGGATGATCTCTTCCGAAATCCAGACGCTGTCATCATCTGAACGGGGAATAGAACAATTTCGCATGACTTCGTTAAATGCGGTATTTATCCGTACTTCAAATTGATTGCGGTTAAGAACAGGACGGAGTGATTTGGCGGGTTTATACGTGTCTATTGGAATGATTGCACGCGGGTCTGGCGCGTACCAGTAAAGTGTACCGTCGGCATCGGCCATGGGGAAAATACCATTAATATAGCCGTAAACAAGATCGTCGGCGGTTAACTTTTCCATTAAACTCAGGCATGTAGAAAGACAAATATAAGGTATTCGACCACTATTTTACAGGCCCATAAACAGGAAAGTGGAACGTAGCAGTCTGTTTGCAAGAACTTCGCTCTGAAGCTAAACTATAGGCGTTTGGCCATTGCTATGCCAGTTGAATTACTAGTTGTAAAACTGTATGCCAATCGTGTAGCTTATAGTTAATTCATTTTAGTTATATTTACTTATATTTGTTAATGTTAATATGTTATATATAATTATTGCAATTAGTTTAATTGTCAGAATTATCTCATTTGATTTTTGCCTTGCATAGCTAAATAAATATATTACCTCCTGATACAAACGCGTCTACCCACCATGTTTTCTTTCCTAGCTTACCGGCACTTTCCGTTGCCGATGATTCTTTGCCTCTGCTTTGGCCTGTCAGTAGGTCTGGCCCAATCCGCTAAAGAGCCCGATCCAGCTCCCGTCGTTAAATTCGGCAAGATTTCTCCCGACCAGTTTTTAACATCTTCGGCCGATTCTACCGCCGAAGCCATTGTTCTTTACGATTATGGCGAAGTAACCTTCG is a window of Spirosoma linguale DSM 74 DNA encoding:
- a CDS encoding glutamate 5-kinase (KEGG: vha:VIBHAR_01162 gamma-glutamyl kinase~TIGRFAM: glutamate 5-kinase~PFAM: aspartate/glutamate/uridylate kinase; PUA domain containing protein~SMART: PUA domain containing protein); this translates as MAKPDAETGNPYLCGMTKPVLVLKFGTASITKPNGEPNEPVMVDIARQVAALHTRYRIVLVSSGAVGAGKSLIREYRGDITQRKAAAAVGNLLLLNQYSRFFSIYGISIAQSLCERHHFADRDQFLQLKQTYEELWANDLIPIANENDVVSNRELKFSDNDELATLIAVGFGAEALMLCTSVGGLLDADGTIIREVKDFDERIFGVVRTDKSSLGLGGMASKLTFAKLATRMGIRVVIFGLSEPDSIRRALDREVGTEFTPQPTVLSARNRWLGSGSLAVGRVQIDAGAVRALQQRRSLLAVGVRAIVGEFATGEMIEILDDEQKTIAVARARISSETLAQQLNQQNVEVANANDIVLL
- a CDS encoding leucyl/phenylalanyl-tRNA/protein transferase (KEGG: atc:AGR_C_2449 leucyl/phenylalanyl-tRNA- protein transferase~TIGRFAM: leucyl/phenylalanyl-tRNA/protein transferase~PFAM: leucyl/phenylalanyl-tRNA--protein transferase), whose protein sequence is MEKLTADDLVYGYINGIFPMADADGTLYWYAPDPRAIIPIDTYKPAKSLRPVLNRNQFEVRINTAFNEVMRNCSIPRSDDDSVWISEEIIQAYTELHHMGLAHSVETYMDDRLVGGLYGVALGSAFFGESMFNKVSNASKVAFHYLILILRQQRFSLLDTQFINDNVRRYGAIEIPKADYLKQLKAALRQKAKFTELVREKV
- a CDS encoding gamma-glutamyl phosphate reductase (TIGRFAM: gamma-glutamyl phosphate reductase~KEGG: lpp:lpp1574 gamma-glutamyl phosphate reductase); protein product: MTPITPLLQAAQQAAAAVRRLSPDQKTDLLNRLADVLAAHSATIVAENQKDLDRMDAADPKYDRLKLTESRVADLSKSLREVAVLPDPAGEVILDRTIEQGLKLKKIAVPLGVVGVIYEARPNVTVDVASLCLRSGNACVLKGGKEADFSNRYLISLIQGVLVEFGVPKSAVTLLPPDRAVVNELLTATRYVDIIIPRGSESLIQFVRKNSLVPTIETGAGVCHAYVEQTADLDKAAAIVVNARVSRPSVCNSLDCVLVDEAIADRFLPMLTADFTKWNVEVFADETSYGIFEKAGYTNLQHARPEDFGREFLDYKCAVKVVAGLDEALSHIQTYSSRHSEAILSQNQSFIDQFLSEVDAAAVYANASTRFTDGGVFGLGAEIGISTQKLHARGPFALEKLVTEKWIVVGDGQVRW